One stretch of Syntrophorhabdales bacterium DNA includes these proteins:
- the gyrB gene encoding DNA topoisomerase (ATP-hydrolyzing) subunit B gives MREYEAESIKILDGLDAVRKVPSMYIGNTNVEGLHHLVYELVDNSIDEALEGFCNNIIITIHRDNSVAVEDNGRGIPVAFHKGENMSALEVVLTKLHAGGKFDKDTYKFSAGLHGVGLSVVNALSEYLEVEIKRGGKVYSQRYERGERMTELRAIGNTEKTGTKVRFRPDEQIFETIEFSYEILAQRMRELSFLNNGIHITLIDERKAKQLEFKYEGGIVAFAKYLNQSKTPLFLEPIYISGNKAGLDFFEVAVQYNDGYNENIYSFVNNVNTHEGGSHVAGFRSALTRCINGFAQYKRLTKEKETISGDDVKEGLVAVINVKIQSPQFEGQTKGKLGNSDVKGFVESLLNEKLAEYLEIRQDVGKAIVNKAIETRRAREAAKKAKELIKGKGLTDAGILPGKLADCQESDPELREIYIVEGDSAGGSAKQGRDRKTQAILPLKGKILNVERARQEKVLSNEEIRAIYLALGIQSGSVDNLRYKKVVIMTDADVDGSHIRTLLLTLFYRKIPEMIDRGYLYIAQPPLYRVAVGGKDMYMKDDDEMEKFVGQRGIEKMKCLVDGEEISNARLKIDLEGLRALEKHFRSMERLNMQRSAMLALFRADIFKREDFEKEEKLLRLKKQLVNEDQSAHISLDPEHNLFTLSIENGSEKKLTPRIDYDFCSQEDYRTSYRTYKNLSAYYEKEVQVVEKDGTRRPVRADQLLSLVSEKGKEGLTIQRYKGLGEMNPEQLWSTTMDPARRRLVRVAIEDQPEVDKLFSILMGTNVEWRREFIENNAMNVMNLDI, from the coding sequence ATATTATCATCACCATACACCGCGATAACAGCGTTGCCGTTGAAGACAACGGGCGAGGCATACCAGTAGCTTTTCACAAAGGTGAAAACATGTCTGCCCTAGAGGTCGTTCTGACCAAACTTCACGCCGGGGGCAAATTCGATAAGGATACGTACAAATTTTCCGCTGGTTTGCATGGCGTGGGCTTGTCTGTAGTAAATGCTCTTTCTGAATATCTCGAAGTTGAAATAAAGAGGGGGGGCAAGGTTTACTCGCAGAGGTATGAACGCGGAGAACGGATGACTGAACTCCGGGCCATTGGTAATACAGAAAAGACCGGCACAAAAGTGCGATTCCGTCCTGACGAGCAGATCTTTGAGACCATTGAATTCAGCTATGAAATTTTGGCACAGCGAATGCGGGAGCTTTCCTTTCTTAACAACGGCATCCACATAACACTCATCGATGAGAGAAAGGCAAAGCAGCTGGAATTTAAGTATGAGGGGGGCATCGTCGCGTTCGCAAAATATCTGAACCAGAGCAAGACGCCTCTTTTTCTGGAGCCTATTTATATCAGCGGAAACAAGGCGGGCCTCGATTTTTTTGAAGTGGCTGTGCAGTATAACGACGGCTACAACGAGAATATCTACAGCTTCGTTAATAACGTGAATACGCATGAGGGCGGCTCTCATGTTGCAGGATTCCGGAGCGCACTCACCCGGTGCATAAATGGCTTTGCCCAATATAAGCGCCTCACTAAAGAGAAAGAGACCATCTCCGGCGATGATGTTAAGGAGGGCTTGGTTGCAGTCATTAACGTAAAGATTCAGAGCCCGCAGTTTGAAGGCCAAACAAAAGGGAAGCTTGGAAACAGCGATGTAAAGGGCTTCGTAGAGTCGCTGCTTAATGAAAAACTTGCAGAGTATCTTGAGATTCGCCAGGACGTTGGAAAAGCAATCGTGAATAAAGCCATCGAGACCAGGAGGGCTCGCGAGGCCGCGAAAAAAGCAAAGGAGCTTATAAAAGGCAAGGGCTTAACCGATGCCGGGATTCTTCCGGGAAAACTCGCCGACTGCCAGGAGAGTGACCCCGAACTCAGGGAGATTTATATAGTGGAGGGCGACTCGGCAGGCGGTTCAGCAAAGCAAGGCCGCGATAGAAAGACTCAAGCCATCCTTCCGCTGAAAGGTAAAATCCTCAATGTCGAGAGAGCGCGTCAGGAAAAGGTACTCTCCAACGAGGAAATAAGGGCCATCTATCTTGCGCTGGGCATTCAATCAGGAAGTGTCGACAACCTCCGCTACAAAAAGGTAGTTATAATGACCGACGCCGACGTCGATGGTTCGCACATCCGCACACTACTGCTTACGCTTTTTTACCGTAAAATACCGGAGATGATCGACAGGGGCTATCTTTACATAGCACAACCCCCTCTTTACAGGGTTGCGGTTGGTGGTAAAGATATGTATATGAAAGACGATGATGAGATGGAAAAATTCGTCGGCCAGCGCGGCATTGAAAAGATGAAATGTCTGGTTGACGGGGAGGAAATAAGCAACGCTCGCCTCAAGATAGACCTTGAAGGGTTAAGGGCGCTGGAGAAACACTTCAGGAGCATGGAACGCCTTAACATGCAGAGATCCGCAATGCTGGCCCTTTTCCGCGCGGATATTTTCAAGCGCGAAGACTTCGAGAAGGAGGAAAAACTCCTTCGGTTGAAAAAGCAACTCGTCAACGAAGACCAGAGCGCCCACATCTCTCTCGACCCCGAGCACAACCTCTTCACTTTGAGCATAGAGAATGGTTCCGAGAAGAAATTGACCCCCCGCATCGACTACGATTTTTGCAGCCAGGAAGACTACAGAACGAGCTACCGGACCTACAAGAACCTCTCAGCCTATTATGAAAAAGAGGTACAGGTTGTTGAAAAAGACGGGACACGCCGGCCGGTTCGCGCTGATCAGCTTCTGTCGCTCGTGAGCGAAAAAGGCAAGGAGGGACTCACCATTCAACGATACAAAGGCTTGGGCGAGATGAACCCGGAGCAGCTCTGGTCGACCACCATGGACCCGGCCAGGCGGCGGTTGGTGCGGGTAGCCATAGAAGACCAACCAGAGGTGGATAAGCTCTTTAGTATCCTCATGGGCACCAACGTTGAGTGGAGACGTGAGTTTATTGAGAACAACGCGATGAACGTGATGAACCTGGACATATGA
- the coaE gene encoding dephospho-CoA kinase (Dephospho-CoA kinase (CoaE) performs the final step in coenzyme A biosynthesis.), with translation MIFLGLTGVIGSGKSTTARLLKERGIDVIDLDALAKESLNWKETQDDIRKAFGDECVANGLVDVVKLRSLAFSQGNDLRKLEGIIHPRVRQEVEKRIELLRQKGARAVVFDHPLLFEAGFDKRVDKVVVVAADMDIIRRRLAERGMEADDVERRLSFQIPLPAKAARADYVINNNGTEQDLQKEIDRFLERLTSWEEERNASH, from the coding sequence ATGATCTTCCTCGGCCTCACCGGTGTTATCGGGAGCGGCAAAAGCACCACAGCACGGCTCCTCAAGGAGCGGGGGATCGATGTTATTGACCTGGACGCCCTTGCGAAAGAGAGCCTCAACTGGAAAGAGACGCAAGACGATATTCGAAAAGCCTTTGGTGACGAGTGCGTGGCGAATGGCCTCGTCGATGTGGTTAAACTCCGCAGCCTAGCCTTTAGTCAAGGCAACGACCTGCGTAAACTGGAAGGAATTATACATCCGCGCGTGCGGCAGGAAGTAGAGAAAAGGATCGAGTTGCTCCGGCAGAAGGGGGCACGCGCCGTGGTATTTGATCACCCGCTTCTCTTTGAGGCGGGATTTGACAAGAGGGTGGATAAGGTGGTCGTGGTAGCGGCCGATATGGACATTATACGGCGGAGACTGGCGGAACGGGGGATGGAGGCTGATGACGTTGAAAGAAGGTTGTCTTTCCAGATTCCGCTTCCCGCTAAAGCAGCAAGAGCGGATTACGTCATCAACAACAACGGAACAGAGCAAGACCTGCAAAAGGAAATCGACAGGTTCCTTGAAAGGCTAACCAGCTGGGAGGAAGAACGAAATGCATCTCACTGA